Sequence from the Mytilus galloprovincialis chromosome 13, xbMytGall1.hap1.1, whole genome shotgun sequence genome:
AAGTATTTAAGTTGGAGCATCCCGGACGAATGCTGAAATTTGTTAGGGACGCACAAAATTTGAAGTGTTTTTATTCACTACCACTACCGATGGACTAGATGTTTAGTTTATTTAGAAAGTGAGGATATTGCAAGAATGTTTCAATAGCTCGTCTATTGATATGTcattttgtgtttcattttttcaAATCAGGTATATGATTTATACTGATTAAAATCATAtgacaatattgactgctgtacccattttttttttttacttttttatcatGTGTGTTCGTTTTACTCATACATTTTTGTCAAGATAATGGAATTCAATGCAACTGCCATACATGTGAGATCCGGTTTAATTCACTCttttttcataagaaaatgcctttatcAAGTCAGGATTATCGCAGTTTTTCATTCGTTAATTGTATTtaagctttagattttgccatttaataccCTTAATGTCCTTTGGATATATAGATGTATACCCCTCCCCcttatcatgttttatttctgTATAACGCGTAATGCTATTATACTGTTAAAAGTATCCTAGCAAACGAAGATACACCAATACAAAAACAAAGTGAAATCTAGAGACTAACATATACatcaaattcatgacaaaaacTGGTTACTTTAAGCGTTGGTATAACTTTATATTGCATAATGTAAAACCAAACACCTATCAAGTTGAATGAACACGAGTGCATGTGCTATATTGTTTTGAGCTATTATTTATCACTTTATGTGACTAATAGACCAAATGTTAAAGTCGCCCTTATACTTAAAGTGAAAAGGAAATTGGGGTCAAGTGATCTACTTGAGAAAGACGTATTGTCCTTACTTTAAATCAGAAAGATAACTATTGTGAACCTAGCTTTTACAGTCAGCACATCTAATTGACATGTATCTTGATAAGATGATTCCTGCTCGATAGTCATGTACACCCAAGTTTTCATCAAAAGCATTTTCACAACTAGTATAGTCTGAAATCGCAAACATAGGATTATTTAATCTGCGCTAATAGCATTTGAGATTTTGAATCTTTCTTTGTATTTATTCTAATAGACCCATGCTCTCTATCATCAGGTGGACAAACATTTCattattatagattatcgttgatcatatCAACGATATTGATTCTCTCGATTGAGcaggtacagcgaaagtgagacaAGCAATCGAGTTGAGGTGATCAActataatctgtttatcgctgtTTTGTTTTATGATGACGTATTTAATTTCATTAACAACGGACACGTGCACCCTTAGTTTTTAGCGACAATTTTCCATATCACTCACATATATTTGAGAAGGAAATTATCGTTATAATGACTTTCAAAGGAAAATACCGTAAAAAACGATATCATAGATTATTCTTGttttacaacaaacaaaaaacgcaAAAGACAATACCTACataaaatattcatctcaaagtcacagtagCCTTTATCGTTAGCTACCGCATACATCGTTCATAAATTGCAAGGTATCCTCCACCGTCAGTTGACCAAAATACCTTTAAGAGTATGCTCCTTTTTTGCATGGATTAGCACAGCCAAGGGTTCATAaatttactccttggttttgattgttattgtctcttACAACTTAatcttaaacaataaaaaagaacaacaatATCAACCATGAATACATACACAACACTATCTTTTTTATAAACTTGCGCATTTAAATATAGATTTAAGACAACtgaattaaaaacatttattcataTCTTTTTAAAGTTGTTGACAATGCAATGTACTACGTCCAATCAATTGTATATACTGAATTGAATGCTGGAGATGTAATATTATGGAGGTTCAACTGACTACCACATGACTGCGATATCATCTGCaagataaaatcatatgaaaaataaacattattatataaacaaatatgcATGAAACAAATCACCGTTTGTTAGTGTAACCAATGTTTTAGATCGTTGATGTTGATTCATAATCTTATGAATTGGAAAATCACATAATCGTATATATCATTCCAACCTGGTTGAAGAGCACAAAATCCGGAATCGACAGTGCATTATCACAGGTACAATTTAGAGGAAGAAGTAAACGTTTAATGTAGTTTTTGTCTGGTAAGCacaagtttctaaaaaaaaaaccaaaaaaaaaccgacaagaacaaaccaaaacaaattgtcggttaaaaaaaaaacattcctgtGTTTCTCATTAAATATTTCAGTAAATTGACCTTATAAtacaacaaatttaaaaacaacatgCATTATAGGTATACGTGTTTTTTTAAAGGCAGTTTTACATTTCTAGATAAACAATATTCATCTGCTCGTCTGAGATTTTAAAGAAAAGCGACCCATTGTATAAGTTTATCGGGATAATTTGAgttcattttaataataaattctGTTGACCACATCGATAAATTATAGTTGAGAAattgctataataatggctttattgTATGACAACACACATGACGTCACATGTTCCATTGTGACATTGTCGTTGTATTCAGCATCGTTTTACCAGTAGTGGCAAGGACtctcaatatttttatttcactcATGTCAAAACTTCTTTTTTGTCAGCCTTTCTGGCATATACTtttatgatttaactttttattgtttagaaggGTGTTATTTCTGCTGAGTTGGTAGCCAAGTCATCTTTTCAATTGCATTTATCATAATGACTTTTTAAAATCACTCATAACAAAACATATTTGTGTTATATTTGAATCGCAATGTATTGATTCTGTTGTATTCAATCCTGTCCGCAAACTTAGGTCCGTTTTCATTGATAAAATCAGATTTCAGCGGACACGTTGGTGATATGCcatgaacaaaacaaatgtagaaaaatgaaCAGGAACCGACTTCGTCTCTGATCATATGACCAACTCAATTAGTTCATTTCAGATTTATTTCTTCTCTTGCAGATTGTTTACTTATCTTTCAGGTTTAGAccgttattttttgtttgttgagtGATAATTTTCTATTGCAAATATCTTATCCCCTGTTTTCTGCTATTTCtattgaaaatacaaatattattttgtgtttttatgcaGGGATTTAATCGTTTTCACATGAATAGAATAATAAATCTGTGTACACAAAAGACTGATTGATAGCAATTAGAGTCATATTTTCTTATGACTTGATTTCAAATTATTAATACAGGCtgctacattttattttatacttggAAGCAAACTAAATCACGATTAGGACGTCTTTCCAAAAAGTTTGATGTACCAACGCTAAATATCTGCAACAACTTGGATCATGTACAAAATCAAGAATAATGCGCAAACAGTTTATTTCAAAACTGACATTGTGAAAGTGCCCGTATTGATTGTATAGATAAAAACATCACTCAAATATTGTATAAAGTACATTAAATCATACCTAGTGTTACAATACGTGTATTTtgcaaacaacaaaatatataaaattatttatcataCTAGTGCAAATAGTATTTACTGTAAACATACCTCAATAACACCACTTTGACAAGATGTCATTACTCCAATATTATTAGTAAATCTTGCACTGTCCCATTCACCTACAGGTGTATATGGATTAAGCTGATTACAATGGTTGATGACCTGTGTGAACAAGTGTGTGAAAGGTcagataataaattaaaaaattttaacaaataaaacaaaaacacaaaagaaattttggtacaaatatttaaaattgtgtCATAAATGAGTATCTTGATAACCATACAATCCGCTACACATTTAACTGTCGTCTGTCTAGCTACTTATTTTAACGAAAAATTTGTTCATGTTCTTATTAATCAGTCCTCCATGAAACAAACTGTATGAAACATGCGTAAATGAAGATTTCCGTTTTTAAAAAGATGACATGAAATTAAAGATAACTAATCTAGTATCATGTAGTATTGAAGTAAAAGTATTGTTGTGAACCTGCAGCCCTCTTCGCCATCCAGAAAACGAAGGCGCTTGACAATGTTTGATTAGAACTGCATCTGCTGAATTGCCACCACAGCCTTTAGCGCCTTGCTGATGTAAAGCTTTCCCTACAGCCAAATCCATGAGTAAGCCAAGTTTATTGCAATGATGCTCTGTTAAAAGAAGATCACATTTTATTGCCAAAAAACAGATTATTACACATTTTATCAATTACATCTTGTAACGAAATATTATACTATGGATGAACACATATGAATTTAGACACATTTAAGTTGATGATTGAGAATATACATACAATATAGCTTATCAAAGACATCTCTTACATGACTAAAATAAGGACAGTATGTATTTCgactgtgttttattttttactctttaTGATTTTGAAGTTAACAACATGATGttgaatattaatataaatttcattttttttttattttgttattattatcatACAACGATTATGCACTTGCTGTTTATAGATTTGGTCACTGGCAGAGCTTTTCAGTGGAGATCTCTTTTTATTAGTACCCAAAGATAAACTTTGGTGAAAGTAAATTCGTgtattttcatcttttgtttagCAACATTTATCAGATAAAGGGTTTCTACCTAAAATAATATCTAGTTGTCAACTTGGTAACTGTACGTGAACGTACATGTTATTATTCAATCCAATTCTTAGTTAAAAATAATACTGGGAATATTTTTAGCAGGTGATAAGTTTTCTGGCATAGCTTTAGCAAAGCTTTAGCAGCAATGTATGTGCTTACCGTTTACAGTTTGCTGCAAACCTGACGGTAACATAGCTAAAAAAGATCAGGCATTAAATACCTATATGTTTCTTCATTTGTATACCATTCTATTAAGACATTAATACGGTAAAGATAGGTACAATTTTATTCGTAGTTCACAGGTTAAAAATCagaaaatttctaaaataaaaccACACTTGAAAGAAGATCGACAAAATTATGccaaaaagatttgaaataaacaaaaagcaaaatcaaagtttaaaaaaaaacaatagacagTCCTCAATACTCGAAAAGACGAACATTAAATAAGACAAAATTATCACAACTGCTACATAAATCATACAGATTTTACTGCACACCGATGACCGCCCACATACTGTATTCCTCTATTTGTTTCGGTATTTACAAGACCTCATGATACAAATTCAAAAAACATTGTATAACAGACCTTGAACATATAAGATGTAAAAACTCATTGAAATGTGGTTTTCTGATTGGAAAATAATATCctcaaaatatctaaaaatagaattaaagaaCTTTGCAAAATGTTTTTTCCTTTTGCCTTTGAGTCTTAAAGACGGTTATCAACTAGCCGATTAGTAAAGACAATCTTGAacatacgatatatatatatatataaaaacatttgtGTATATAAAAGACACATGATGTATGCCTCGATGAAGCAGCAACTCAATGATACGGGGAAAAATTACCCAGACAGAAAAACTAACCATTGATCAATATATAACTAATTTGGTGGATGAATGTGTACATGGTTGTTTATCTTTTATCTTTCACTTTCTATACGTTTCTACAGGGTACATTTGCAAAAcggtttttatttaacaaatataaatgacGAACTTAAAAGAAAGATATTGAAACCTTTGAATGACAGTACTGATTTCTAATCTTGCAATTGGTTTTTGTCTTTGTTAGTCCTTTTTTTAATAATACCTATTTAGTTATATATGAcatattttcatcaattttatcaatttcacaaatcacAAATGTACTCACGCATAGATCCTAAGCCCGATATATGTGTTGTTGCTgcacaatatataaaaaataaatgcaaaaagacaaaagtaaaaatgtataCCAGTTAACGACAACAAAACAAGTTTTGCCTCTCTTTTACGACATAGGagtctaaatttaaaaaacaaacgaCTGTTACATGCATGTCTTTTAAAGACAATATGCTAACATAACATGCTAGATCAATGTATTAAATGTCCGGGAAAACAGAATATACACGTATGTATTATTGCAATTTACTTTGAAATAGCGTGTAGTAGTTATgagtactagtatatatattttattggtttttgttttactGAACTTATGAGTGAATATAGAGgatttggtatgagtgtcaatCAGACTAATCTCCAACCAagttacaatatataaaaaaagtaaagaatTATAGGTCGAAGCACTTCAGCGAATGGGAACAATTTGTTTATACGTTGTTCTATTCAAACACTGTCACGGATAGGAGAAGGCATATTATCCAATATTTTCAATGGAAACATGCCAAAATAAAGTTTAGAATTGTATTCCTCACAAATAGATAGAGGTCATACtgtaatatatattaagtattggtAAAACTGTCTTGAAAAGACTCATCTTTGTAATAATAAATTCGACTATATTCAACCTACCAGCAGGTGTTGTCGACACTGAAAATAACACCAAAATATTCAGTTGTTAGCTATGAGTTGCGTAtgctgtatatatttatatatattaccaCAGACAACTcaccacaaaagaccaaatgacaccgaaattaacaactaaaggtcaccgtacggacatCAAACATGAGCAAATTccataccgcttagtcagctataaaaggcctcgaaatgacgaCCGTTATAAAATTCAAGCCAGAAAATAAACatatgtaaataataataatgtacAAAAACAAGAACAACGTTCGTTCTTATTAATACAGTAAATTGCAATTTTAGCTGTACTCCCCTTTCATTATTTGAATTTCCAAGCTATAATGTGTATTATTCCTGTTCCTTGTTTTATGCTGTTGGTTTTCAAGTccagcaaatataaaaaaaaaagcttcaatttgtttattttcttttgttacctcttctgacatcggactcggacttctcttgaactgaattttactgtgcgtattgttatgcgtttacttttctatattggctagaggtatagggggagggttgagatctcaaaaacatgtttaaccccgttgcatttttgcgcctgtcccaagtcagaagcctctggcctttgttagtcttgtatcattttaatttaagtttcttgtgtataatttggggTTTAGTGTTACGtcctttatcactgaactagtatatatatttgtttaggggccagctgaaggacgcctctgggtgagggaatttctcgcagcattgaagacctatttgtgaccttctgctgttgtctattctatggtcgggttgttgtctcttaaacacattccccatttccattctcaattttattcagatACTACTGGAcattacatttgttttaaaaatatggtgATCCTGGATATCGAAAagattttgtaaacaattaaaagCATTTTTCCGTATGAACATGAGAAATCGCAATCTTTTTGCCGTCTAATTTTTTACAAATAgcaaagaaaatgattttttgttacatgtacCTGTTTGACAATTACGTCCGGTATATCCAATCTGACATTGACAATAATAATCAGTCTTTCCGTTGTAACATGCGCCACGTCCATTACAAGGATCTGGACTACAATCTTCATAAAagaaggtataaaaataaatggtCACACGTTTAAAAATTTCTTCAACTATTATTTAATGTCCAAAGTGTCTTGTTACATAAAGCGCTACAACAAAATTATATTACTAGcgttctgaaaaaaatatatcagtgtATTATTCTATCGAAATCACAAGTTCTTTAACTGATATTTGTTCAATAAATTGTAATATTCTTAACCCACACTTCAGATTTATGTGTTTCAACACCAATTCAATCAATCAGCATAGAGAACATTTCTACATGTTGCTTTTCTCAGATAATAGGTATtcgtttttattttgatattttttttgcaaattcacAAGAAGGATACTTTACTGAATAAAcagtatatttgaataatttgaaGAACCTATTGTCTTGTTCATtaatttgcattaaaaattaaGGGTAGATGTAGCATAAACATAATTAAATCTGTCAGAAAATCAGATGGCCGTTTTTCGATAGATTCAGGAACATTGAGATGCTAGTAATAACGGTGCTTTTGAAGCTAATGAACCTTAAATTTCAACGTTAGTAATTTGTTTTAGAAGAACATATATTCCTGATTCGAGCATCATTGGAGAGATACAagtgcgcatctggtgcagtaaaattggtgGTAAGTTAATGTTATGACAGCTTATACGATTCATTGAATAAGAGGTTTGCTAAATATTGGCTCACTATGAAATTAGTATTTACGATCTTAAATTAAACTACCAGTACAGTTCATCTTAATGTACTTTACATTTGGATTCCTGCGAGGTAAACAAATGTTTTTCACTGTTCGAATAATAAACTAATTCACAAAATAAAAATCGAATCCCTTGTTTCTGAACTATTGGTTAGTACAAAAGACGATTGGACATAATTGCGAATGAGACCAGTCTCTACCAGATATCACAATACGTAAACGTTCACAGTTATAGGTAAATATACGGCCTATTGTTAGTCGATCTTTGTTCATTTCAAGTGCCTAACCTATTTTTCGGAACATTGAACGAAACATTTGTGGTTTTTTTCCTTTTGACAACGGAATTTTAATATATCAACTATTCgttgtgtttgttttacataGTTTATCTGTCACTATGAAAGACGAAAGGAGGCAGATATGCGATTAGCGTCATTGTTTGTACAAGTCAATTTACATTTTAAACAATCACAGaggatattttgataaaattttaattgatttggaCGTAAGATTAAATCTtcttgtataataaaaaaaaacctttcataGACGAAATGGTAATATTTTTATATGCAAAGAAATGCTCATGTTCAAATACAGTATTGATAGTCACTATTATTTATCATTCAAGGCTATGTGCGATGGTAAATTCATTGTAAAACAACATCTCTTTTGCTTCTTTATATTAGTTTTCGTCTTTTTCTTCAATCCTTAACACACTTAAAGactgaaagattaaaaaaaatgcagatgTAAATTATACTCACGACTCACagctagataaaaaaaattaattaaatgattGATAAAAAGAtaagttcaaagaaaaataatcaatatttatttGACGTTTGATTTATTACGTTTCGTATAAACATACATGTTGAATGAAATAATGTATACGGGATGATATTAATTGCAGATAATATGATCAAATTCACCTTTTCAAGTTATGATGATTGCTACATAGAAGGATAACATAATAGTCTGTATGATATCGTTGTTAGTGTATTCAATAATTAAATGATCGTGGCTGTTATATACAAATCATTATTTTCTTAatccatttttatcaatttccatCTTGAACTTAAAGATATCTTAACTACTCACGTGCAGCACATGTTTGTCCTGTATATCCTTGATGACAGGAACATGTAAACCCGGTCTGTGTATTATGACAGATACCATTACCGTTACATGGATCAGGAGAACAATCTGAAAGATGTCATAAAAAAGGTTAAACACGTACATATTTAAACTAGATAAATATAAGCTTTGATAATTTGATAGGTTTACGTCTTCATGCAAGGGAACATAATACTAGAAGTTTAATTAAACGAAAAAGTATGCCATATTCTGAATTTAAAACTTGTAACTTAATATTTCTTCGTTTATAATCAAAATGatttaacaaacaaatatatgcagtgtaaaagagggacgaaagatacgatgcagaggacagtcaaactcataaatcgaaaataaactgacaacgccatggctaaaaatgaaaagggcaagcagacaaacaatagtacacataacacaacatagaaaactaaagattaagcaacacgaaccccaccaaaaactaggaatgatctcatgtgctccgtaagggtaagcagatcctgctccacatatggcacccgtcgtgtttctcatgttataacaaatccggtaaatagtctaatttggtaggtcacattcatgaataggaaggggattgtagttacgacgtaaggaacatatccgatatcatttgtgaaacggttattccataacggtcaactaactcgtgatggcgtccgtaaaacctacgaagggatgatttcaacttcaccatttggaactcttggtttaatagctacattgtgagcagcaacactctttcaagaaaatcatgataggaaatgaaagcacgggaatatcgtatcaattgggagatatctACCCCATTTGCAGGTGCTgttgaaatgttgctacttagaaatggaaagttcacaattggaaagctgaaatcatctcttttgtcgtaaagttttgtttttaaccgaccctcattgtcaatttctagatgttagtccagatatgaggctgacttaactgtatctgttgtatcctttatctgtaTTCCgataggatagatgcgttcaacatagtcaccaacttttgaattatttagtgaaagaacatcatctatatagcggaaagtagagttaaaggatattgctaacttctcatCTTTCTTCCTTAAAAGTTCCTGTTTGAAGTCAGCCTcattataataaagaaataagtcgggaaaaagaggggcacaattggttcccattggaaccTGTTTGATGAGACTACGCAAGGAAAGGTGGTCTCATAAGACAGGTGTTCTTTTAATACAGGTTTAATCTATATGAAATGCCTTACAGAAGGGCCTAATATTAATGGTTTTGCTTAATACAGGTGGTCTCTTAAGCAGGTTTGATTGATACAGTTAGAAGAACATGGAATAAATATGAAAGTGAAATACAGTACTGATTACCAACGGATTTGATGTTAGTATTTACATAATAGAATTTAAAGATTTAGATGAAGTTCTCAAGAAGGTATAGCGTAAGAATCATGAACAAAGTGACAGataaatttttctataaataagactgtttgttttcccgtgtgaatgattttacactagtcttTTTTTTAGCCCTtcagcttattgttcggtgtgagcttaggctccgttttgaagactgtactttcacatatgatgtttttttccctttacaaattatgacttggatggagagttgtttcattgtcactcatatcacatcttcttatatctatgtagcACCATtgctaattattattattattattattattatcattattattattattattattagttttattattattattatttgtgatAAAAAACTGTATTGACGTGTCCATAATATCCATGTACTTACGCATGACGCCTGAAAATAgtttaaaaatgatttgaaattaAAGACTTTTGAAAGAAACAAATTGTTGATAACTCTTAAATACAGACTTTCAACATCAAACAAAGCGTTTAGTGTTGACAAATATACAACCCAAATTGTCttaatcaaatcaaaaaatgaataaagatTTGTAGAAATGTTGCGAAACGTTCAAGCTGTATCGATCCAATGTCATGTATATCTGTTTATGGCAACTACATGTACACCTTAGGAAAGCAATACTAAATCAAAATGTTCACAACATATATAATAGAGAtgtcaaacaaaacaaatatttaaaacaaaaagataattGCGCTAAAAGAAACGATATCCGGCTTGCAATTTGGTACGCCAGACTTTATAAGAATTATCAGTGGAGCTCGTTGCTTAGATCCCTCTAAATACTTCGTCTCTGTATAAATTAGTGAGTTTTTCTACTTTAATTGAACAACACAATACACCTCGagttgttaaatatatatatatatctatttagtACTGTTTTTCACTCAACTTACTGCGGTCACAATTTTGTCCTGTGAAGCCGGCATGGCAATTGCAAAAGTAACCTTGTTTGCCGTCATAACAGGTTCCATGACCCTTGCAAGGATCTGGTAAACAATCTAAAACAATAAAAGTAGTAATATAAAGTTCATAATAATCCAGTTGAACAATGGTAATTTTGATATCTGTTTGGGAATCACTTAAACAAATACTCGTTTCTTACATTATTGTTATTACTGACGCATGTCGGAGGTTTatagtttgactctccctctggtatctttggtccctctttttcaatatcacaattgaaaaaaaaagttctctCAATAAACAAGGTATTGATGAATAAGGCGTTCTTAAAAAACAATAACATTGTATTGTCCTTCCAGTATTCAACTTGAAGTTCGAAcatataatgaaatattaaaatagagACACAATATACTTAAggaacattcaaattcataaatgaaattgaactgacaacgccatggcaaaaaacgaaaacaaatcaaagagacaaacaacagtacacaagtaacatagaaaattaaaatctgagcaacacgaaacccacaaaAACCTGGGGAGATTGCAGgatccggaagggtgagcagatcctacTTCACCTGTGGCAACCGTCGTTTTGTGATGTAAGTATTAGGTAAAATCGGTGTTATACATAAGATGTGAAAAAGATGTGACACAGTCGAAAGAGCAAAATG
This genomic interval carries:
- the LOC143055870 gene encoding uncharacterized protein LOC143055870, whose product is MPMLPSGLQQTVNEHHCNKLGLLMDLAVGKALHQQGAKGCGGNSADAVLIKHCQAPSFSGWRRGLQVINHCNQLNPYTPVGEWDSARFTNNIGVMTSCQSGVIEMISQSCGSQLNLHNITSPAFNSVYTIDWT